DNA from Choloepus didactylus isolate mChoDid1 chromosome Y, mChoDid1.pri, whole genome shotgun sequence:
gtttggcaggtcttcaaagagttaaacatagaattccCATGTAGCCCGGCCATTCTACCCCTAGGTTTATATCCCCAAAGACCCGAAAACAGGGGCTCAGGCAGATACTCGTAAGCCAATGCTCAAGCAACACTGTTCACGCTAGCCGAAAGGTGGAAATGACgttaagtgtccatcagctgatgaatggatgaagacATTACGGTACTCCTATATCACGGAGTATTATCCAGCCGTACAAAGAAGGAAGGACTGATACAGCCTGTAGCACAGTCAAACCTGGAAAGCATCATGGTaaggaaagaaggcagacacaaaagccCACATGTCGTAGGATCCCATCTCTGTGAAACATCCGCAACAGGCATATCCTTGCAGCCAGAAAGCCCACGAGGGCCTGGCTCAGGGCTTGTGCCATGGGGACCGCTTCCTGGGAAGGCGTTTGTTttgggtggggtgagggaaatGCTTTGCAACTGGGTCCTTGTGATAGCAGCACACCACGGTGACAAGAGTGCAAGCCCCGGAATCGTTCGCTTTCTCGTCAAGTGGAAAGCCAGCGTCTCCTCCAAGATGGGGTCCACCATCTGGGCGCCTGGGTTCCCACCgacaggcccaggcccaggcctcaGCAGAGCCAATGGGAAAGCGCTGACATCACGAGGCCCACGTGTCGAAAAGGGTACTCGGTGACCACAAGGATACGGTGCGCATTCCTGACAACCAGCATCCTGCGAGGTGGGCAGCGGCTGGAGCGTCGAGCCAGGCTGACCGAGAGACCGTCTCTAAGATGCCGGGGAGAAGGAGCCGTAGAGGGTCGATGCGTCGACAGAGGCGGAACCGCTCTCGCACCTCTCGCGCCGAACTGACCTTCTCCGTGAGCCAAGTGGAGCGCCTGCTGCGGGATGGCCACTACGCCCAGCGCCTGGGCTGGTCAGCACCCATCTTTCTAGCTGCCGCAGTCCAGTACCTGACCGCCAAGATCCTGGAGCTGGCAGGCAATGAGGCCCGAAACAGCGGCATGAGGCGCATCACCCCGGAACTCATTGACAGGGCCATCCACAACAACGCTTTGCTCAGTGGGTTTTTCGGAACCACGACCATCTCTCAGGTGGCCCCGGCTCAGGGGTAGCTGCCGATGCCCGGGGCCCAGCCGGAGCCCGGACCAGCGCCAAACCGGCTTGCAGCCAGGGGAGCCCCggcctctcccctcccaccccccactcccggACCCTCCCCGGCCCCCGCTGTGTTTTCCGCAAATGTTACTGAAGTTTCCAAATGCAACCTTGGACGCGCTTCAGGCTCTTTGTGGGGGAGGTGGTGGTCAGACGTCCACAGGTGGCTGGAGGGACGGGAGCTGGTGGTCTGGGCGGCGCATTTGGATCAGCGGTGACAGTTTGGTGACAGTGCAGGGTGTAGctctgggtgggtggtgggggacGGGCAGCTGGCTTGGGTGGGGCCTACCGTAGACCGCCTCCCCCCTTGGCTCTGAGGAGGACAAGGCATGGGGGTGAAGTGCCTAGAAGGATGGTAGTCATTGGGGTGGGGCTGAACACCCCGACTGAGGTGTGCAAGGTTTTATCCTTAGCGGGAAAGTCGGAGGGCAACGGGGTGGGGTTGGAAAGGGGAGCAGCGCGGTTGGCAGGAACCCCGATGGGGCAGGGGCTTTTCCGTGAAGACTGACGACTGGCGCCAGGGGACGATAAAGAAATGTGCAGAGAAGGCATGATGGTCATGGAGCATGCAGTATCATGAGTCTCATTTGGGGGCGTGCTGTGTTTGAGAGGCCGGGAGCACCCATAGCAACCTGGTAAACAAACCGTAACCTAGCAGCAGCTCGCGAGGGACAACGCACATCCGCTATTTGCATAACCAGGCAGCAAGGGATATGACGTCAGTGCGCGTCCCTGCGCGTCTGCAAAACGGAGCGCGACGCAACGCGACGCGGGGCACGTCACAGCGCGCCGGCAACGGCACCTCCTTCGCTCTTTTGTCATCGCGCAGGAAGCGCTTAGGCGGCGAAGATGGCGGCTGCCGGGGCTGGCCTAGGCGCCGGTGCGGTCCTGGGACCCGATGCCGGGGACTTCCTGGCCCGGTACCGGCTGGTGTCGAACAAGCTGAAGAAGCGATTCCTGCGGAAGCCGAACGTGGCGGAGGCCGGCGAGCAGTTCGCGCAGCTGGGCCGCGAGCTACGCGCCCAGGAGTGCCTCCCGTACGCGGCCTGGTGCCAGCTGGCGGTGGCGCGCTGCCAGCAGGCGCTCTTCCACGGGCCCGGGGAGGCGCTGGCGCTGACCGAGGCCGCCCGCCTCTTCCTGCTTCAGGAGCGCGACGCACGCCAGCGCCTGGCCTGCCCCGCTGCCTACGGGGAGCCGCTGCAGGCCGCCGCCAGCGCCTTGCGGGCCGCCGTGCGCCTGCACCTCGAGCTGGGCCAGccggccgccgccgccggccTGTGTC
Protein-coding regions in this window:
- the LOC119524141 gene encoding histone H2A-Bbd type 2/3-like, which encodes MPGRRSRRGSMRRQRRNRSRTSRAELTFSVSQVERLLRDGHYAQRLGWSAPIFLAAAVQYLTAKILELAGNEARNSGMRRITPELIDRAIHNNALLSGFFGTTTISQVAPAQG